A genomic window from Silene latifolia isolate original U9 population chromosome Y, ASM4854445v1, whole genome shotgun sequence includes:
- the LOC141626460 gene encoding uncharacterized protein LOC141626460 isoform X1, which translates to MKMAKNKIKIKESDENGGVRIISKRRSTVEVDHWAFLEDVEAPMWADLTLEPNMAAEDNDDAWFHTSHSFHHLSARQLISAFAHPDEGNDFVKFNLHGVCSPKLPSSVSKSRGKDYINKPWRNNDTTSVSKSHPFNDLGGRSSRLDIAPSHDCKPKASPNDQSEVTDPVTSVQCSDSHSTSISCNSKVVADGKDTYRFLNAQSASTSGLSTSKITTVRQRFDTKPSEGFGMTGGLLNALKTNLRRSCATRPALRVEMCDDGELKGRKSSSSKSTVGSSSVGYDCKVKRSTTPTKTDHLDQVKMDKA; encoded by the exons ATGAAAATGGCGAAGAACAAGATCAAGATCAAAGAAAGTGACGAAAATGGTGGTGTTAGGATAATTTCTAAACGGAGAAGCACTGTGGAAGTTGATCACTGGGCTTTTCTG GAAGACGTGGAAGCACCAATGTGGGCTGATCTTACATTGGAGCCAAATATGGCAGCAGAGGACAA CGATGATGCATGGTTCCACACAAGCCATTC GTTCCATCATCTTTCTGCACGTCAGTTAATATCTGCATTTGCACATCCAGATGAGGGGAACGATTTCGTGAAATTCAATCTTCATGGAGTATGTTCTCCAAAGCTTCCATCTTCAGTTTCAAAATCGCGAGGTAAAGACTACATAAATAAACCTTGGAGAAACAATGATACCACTTCAGTCAGTAAAAGTCATCCATTTAATGACTTGGGTGGTAGGAGTTCGAGATTGGATATAGCTCCAAGCCATGATTGTAAACCTAAAGCAAGTCCTAATGATCAAAGTGAAGTTACTGATCCAGTCACCAGTGTGCAATGCAGTGATAGCCACTCAACATCAATTTCCTGTAATTCTAAAGTTGTGGCAGACGGTAAAGATACATATCGTTTTTTGAACGCTCAGTCAGCGTCTACCAGTGGATTATCAACCAGTAAAATAACAACTGTAAGACAAAGATTTGACACAAAGCCATCAGAGGGATTTGGTATGACTGGTGGTCTATTGAATGCATTGAAAACTAATCTCAGGAGAAGCTGCGCCACAAGACCAGCATTGAGGGTTGAAATGTGTGATGATGGAGAATTAAAAGGTCGTAAATCTTCTTCTAGCAAGTCAACTGTTGGTTCGTCTAGTGTTGGATATGATTGTAAAGTCAAGAGGTCAACGACACCAACAAAAACTGAtcatctcgatcaagtgaaaaTGGATAAAGCATAA
- the LOC141627643 gene encoding uncharacterized protein LOC141627643, whose protein sequence is MSISNSMFEGKKTAVGIKQNKDKYLGVIGSETLVRPMKGRVITNNVNEAPVQKMAASLKLKGHKNSNVHDLGKSAPTLEERAKFQKRVGASAKTRTCYSSKIGGGGAVAGSTRLQAVKSKVPISDKVKNCSRLGVPAGTGKVGRVHLSRISYGNCNIPVVRTIYQKRPTKLSESKGSVESVGSKAKAWLEVSYMGACSIAGVFAFMKNPHVLAEDEGGFLMSFPCQSSECYEYVR, encoded by the exons ATGAGTATCTCAAATTCAATGTTCGAGGGCAAGAAAACTGCGGTTGGTATTAAACAGAACAAAGATAAATATTTGGGCGTTATTGGATCTGAAACTTTGGTACGACCAATGAAAGGGAGAGTAATTACTAACAACGTCAATGAGGCACCAGTCCAGAAAATGGCAGCGAGTTTGAAACTCAAGGGACACAAAAATTCTAATGTACATGATCTTGGAAAGTCGGCACCAACTCTTGAAGAACGAGCAAAATTTCAAAAACGGGTTGGGGCATCTGCTAAGACTAGAACTTGTTATAGCTCCAAGATAGGGGGTGGAGGTGCTGTTGCAGGTTCGACTCGCTTGCAAGCTGTGAAGTCAAAG GTTCCAATTTCAGATAAAGTTAAAAATTGCTCAAGACTTGGTGTTCCAGCTGGTACAGGGAAAGTGGGGCGTGTTCACTTGAGTCGAATATCTTATGGCAACTGCAACATACCTGTTGTAAGAACAATATATCAGAAGAGACCTACAAAGTTGTCAGAGAGCAAAGGCAGTGTAGAATCTGTTGGGTCAAAG GCTAAGGCTTGGTTAGAAGTATCATACATGGGTGCTTGTTCAATTGCCGGGGTCTTCGCTTTTATGAAAAACCCTCATGTTTTGGCTGAAGATGAGGGAGGTTTCCTGATGTCATTCCCATGCCAGAGTTCTGAGTGTTACGAGTATGTGAGGTAA
- the LOC141626460 gene encoding uncharacterized protein LOC141626460 isoform X2 — protein MWADLTLEPNMAAEDNDDAWFHTSHSFHHLSARQLISAFAHPDEGNDFVKFNLHGVCSPKLPSSVSKSRGKDYINKPWRNNDTTSVSKSHPFNDLGGRSSRLDIAPSHDCKPKASPNDQSEVTDPVTSVQCSDSHSTSISCNSKVVADGKDTYRFLNAQSASTSGLSTSKITTVRQRFDTKPSEGFGMTGGLLNALKTNLRRSCATRPALRVEMCDDGELKGRKSSSSKSTVGSSSVGYDCKVKRSTTPTKTDHLDQVKMDKA, from the exons ATGTGGGCTGATCTTACATTGGAGCCAAATATGGCAGCAGAGGACAA CGATGATGCATGGTTCCACACAAGCCATTC GTTCCATCATCTTTCTGCACGTCAGTTAATATCTGCATTTGCACATCCAGATGAGGGGAACGATTTCGTGAAATTCAATCTTCATGGAGTATGTTCTCCAAAGCTTCCATCTTCAGTTTCAAAATCGCGAGGTAAAGACTACATAAATAAACCTTGGAGAAACAATGATACCACTTCAGTCAGTAAAAGTCATCCATTTAATGACTTGGGTGGTAGGAGTTCGAGATTGGATATAGCTCCAAGCCATGATTGTAAACCTAAAGCAAGTCCTAATGATCAAAGTGAAGTTACTGATCCAGTCACCAGTGTGCAATGCAGTGATAGCCACTCAACATCAATTTCCTGTAATTCTAAAGTTGTGGCAGACGGTAAAGATACATATCGTTTTTTGAACGCTCAGTCAGCGTCTACCAGTGGATTATCAACCAGTAAAATAACAACTGTAAGACAAAGATTTGACACAAAGCCATCAGAGGGATTTGGTATGACTGGTGGTCTATTGAATGCATTGAAAACTAATCTCAGGAGAAGCTGCGCCACAAGACCAGCATTGAGGGTTGAAATGTGTGATGATGGAGAATTAAAAGGTCGTAAATCTTCTTCTAGCAAGTCAACTGTTGGTTCGTCTAGTGTTGGATATGATTGTAAAGTCAAGAGGTCAACGACACCAACAAAAACTGAtcatctcgatcaagtgaaaaTGGATAAAGCATAA